One Stigmatella aurantiaca genomic window, GGATGCCCTCGGCCTGGAGGAAGGCCCAGCCCTCGGGGTGCCACCAGCGAGGGTCCTCGTAGCCCCCGGACTCGACGAACACGAGGTAGTCGCCGTTGGTGGTGGGGTGGGCGTCGAGGAAGAAGGGGGCGAGGTCCACGGGGTGGGCGGGCCGCTCGTTGTCATAGGCCCAGGCGGCGTCACTGCCCTGGAGGGAGGGGCCGCCGGGGATGAGCACCTCATGGAGGGGAACGGCGCCGGGGCGGGGAAGGGCGCGCGCGGCGGGGCGGTACTCCCAGGAGGTCATCAGCTGAAGGGTGGCGGCGAGCGTCTCGGCATGCTGCTGCTCGTGCTGGGCGACCATGCCGAAGACGAAGCCGCCCGCGAGCAGCGGCTCGGAGGCGTCCTCGGGGAGGCGCTCCAGGAGCTCCCGCACGGCCTCGCGGACGCGGGCGGCATAGGCGAAGGCGGCCTCGGGGGAGAGCAGGGGGAGGGCGGAGCGGGTGCGGCGGGGGTGGCGGAAGGCGTCATAGACGGCATCGAAGGCCGGATCCGTGAGCGCGGGGCCTCCGAGGGCACGCAGGAGCCACTGTTCCTCATAGTTGGCGACATGGGCCACATCCCAGACGAGCGGGGACATGAGGGGCGAGTGCTGGCGCACGAGCTCGGCCTCGGGAACACCGGAGAGCATGTGCTGGGTGCGGCGCCGGGCGGCCTCCAGCTCGAGCCACGCACGGGCCTTCCACGGTTGCGGCGAGACACGGCTTGGATCCGCACTGCCCACCTGGCTCGGCATGGCGCCTCACGGGTTGAAGGTGAGCAAGAGCCTGCGGCCACCGGGCAGCCCGAGTGCTAGAAACGCACGGGGCCCGTCCGGAAGCGAACAGCGAAGGGCACTCCTCCTGGAGCGAAGCCATGAGGCCGTGGCAGGTGCTGTGGAAGACCGAAGCGCTGGTGCTGGCGCTCTTGCTCGGGTGCAGCTCGGTTCCACGGGGGGCCCGGGTAGAAGCGGGGACGAGGGGAGAAACGCTCGTCTACATCCCTCGCACCGCG contains:
- the egtB gene encoding ergothioneine biosynthesis protein EgtB, whose amino-acid sequence is MPSQVGSADPSRVSPQPWKARAWLELEAARRRTQHMLSGVPEAELVRQHSPLMSPLVWDVAHVANYEEQWLLRALGGPALTDPAFDAVYDAFRHPRRTRSALPLLSPEAAFAYAARVREAVRELLERLPEDASEPLLAGGFVFGMVAQHEQQHAETLAATLQLMTSWEYRPAARALPRPGAVPLHEVLIPGGPSLQGSDAAWAYDNERPAHPVDLAPFFLDAHPTTNGDYLVFVESGGYEDPRWWHPEGWAFLQAEGIRHPLFWARLGPRDWARRRFGSVEPLPRDEPVQHVCWYEADAYARWAGKRLPTEAEWERAATGGAPSRAFPWGDAPIIAAHANLGGEAWAPAPVGAFPEGRSSEGIWGLLGDVWEWTASGFGGYPGFRAHPYREYSEVFFGPGHKVLRGGSWASAPVAVRNSFRNWDLPIRRHIFAGFRCARDAR